A region from the Thermanaeromonas toyohensis ToBE genome encodes:
- the pcrA gene encoding DNA helicase PcrA, producing the protein MEALFDFLNTLNPQQLAAVCHRGAPLLVLAGAGSGKTRVLTYRVAHLLLEGVEPEAILAVTFTNKAAQEMQERLEKLVGEAAQNLWVSTFHSACVRILRRDIRLLGYSPNFVIYDTDDQLALLREVLKELNIDEKKFPPRSVAAAISNAKNALYNPVDYAALASTYAEEKVATIYRAYQERLKGLNALDFDDLLMLTVTLFQENPLVLRYYQHRFEHILIDEYQDTNHAQYVLVRLLAGRGDNLCVVGDPDQSIYGWRGADIGNILAFEEDFPNAKVILLEENYRSTWPILHAANEVIKHNVGRKEKKLWTRKKEGEPLYLYEAQDEQDEGNFIAQEILRRHREEGRPFGSFAVLYRTHAQSRALEEAFIHLGIPYEIIGGLKFYQRKEIKDILAYLRVVANPADTFSLKRVINVPRRGIGEATWSKLELFCREKGVTIVEALNRAEEIPGLAWQKILTLKELGKLLESLRQEKDILPVTELVKKVLVETGYQAELEAEKTPEALARLENIKELLTVTRSYDAQEGEKSLEGFLSQVALVAEADSFSGGDVVALMTLHTAKGLEFPVVFLAGMEEGVFPHFRSLTDQEELEEERRLCYVGMTRAQEVLYLTYAACRHFYGTTLNSPPSRFLQEIPSEVIQPWGERYTRKEFAFPVAKPELKVLPGGKAAPGRDRASITSLAVGDKVRHAKFGIGVVVRIKGEGEDVQVMVDFAGLGLKELLLRYAPLQKV; encoded by the coding sequence GTGGAGGCTTTGTTTGATTTCTTAAATACCTTGAATCCCCAGCAGCTGGCAGCAGTATGTCACCGGGGTGCTCCCTTGTTGGTTTTGGCCGGGGCCGGAAGCGGCAAGACCCGGGTCCTTACTTATCGTGTGGCTCATCTGCTTCTGGAGGGTGTAGAGCCGGAGGCTATCCTGGCCGTTACCTTTACTAATAAAGCGGCCCAGGAGATGCAGGAACGGCTGGAAAAGCTAGTAGGTGAGGCGGCCCAGAACTTATGGGTGAGCACTTTTCATTCAGCCTGCGTGCGGATCTTAAGGCGGGACATCCGCCTTTTAGGATATAGTCCTAATTTTGTTATATACGATACAGACGATCAGCTAGCCTTATTGCGGGAAGTTTTGAAGGAATTAAATATAGATGAAAAGAAATTTCCACCCCGTTCGGTGGCTGCTGCTATTAGTAATGCTAAAAATGCCCTGTACAATCCAGTGGATTATGCGGCTTTAGCTAGTACCTATGCTGAAGAGAAGGTAGCGACCATCTACCGGGCTTACCAGGAGAGGTTAAAGGGATTAAATGCCCTGGATTTTGATGATCTTCTGATGCTTACTGTAACCTTATTTCAAGAGAATCCCTTGGTTTTGCGCTATTACCAGCACCGCTTTGAGCATATTCTGATCGACGAGTACCAGGATACCAACCATGCCCAATACGTATTAGTAAGGCTTTTAGCAGGCAGAGGAGATAACCTATGTGTAGTAGGTGATCCAGATCAATCCATTTACGGCTGGCGAGGGGCGGACATTGGAAATATCTTGGCTTTTGAAGAAGATTTCCCCAATGCGAAGGTAATTCTTCTGGAAGAAAACTACCGCTCCACCTGGCCCATCCTCCATGCCGCCAATGAAGTAATAAAGCACAACGTGGGGCGCAAGGAGAAGAAGCTGTGGACCAGAAAGAAAGAAGGGGAACCCCTATACCTCTATGAAGCCCAGGATGAGCAGGATGAAGGTAATTTTATTGCCCAGGAGATTTTAAGGCGCCATCGTGAAGAAGGCCGCCCCTTCGGTTCTTTTGCCGTTCTTTATAGAACTCACGCCCAGTCCCGGGCTCTAGAGGAGGCTTTCATTCATCTAGGTATACCTTATGAGATTATAGGAGGCCTTAAGTTTTACCAGCGAAAAGAAATTAAGGACATACTGGCTTATTTGCGGGTGGTAGCTAACCCTGCGGATACCTTTAGCTTAAAGCGCGTCATCAACGTTCCGCGAAGGGGGATAGGCGAAGCTACGTGGTCTAAGCTAGAACTCTTCTGCCGGGAGAAGGGTGTGACTATAGTAGAGGCTTTAAATAGGGCAGAAGAGATCCCCGGCTTGGCTTGGCAAAAAATACTTACCCTTAAGGAATTGGGGAAATTACTAGAAAGCTTAAGGCAGGAAAAGGATATACTACCTGTAACTGAGCTAGTAAAAAAGGTCCTTGTAGAAACTGGCTACCAGGCAGAGCTGGAAGCGGAGAAGACCCCTGAAGCTCTAGCTCGCTTAGAGAATATAAAGGAACTTCTTACGGTTACACGTTCTTATGATGCCCAAGAAGGGGAAAAAAGCTTGGAAGGCTTCCTGTCCCAGGTGGCCCTGGTGGCCGAAGCCGATAGTTTCAGCGGCGGTGATGTGGTGGCTTTGATGACTCTCCATACAGCTAAAGGTTTAGAATTTCCGGTAGTATTTTTGGCGGGTATGGAGGAAGGTGTGTTCCCCCATTTCCGTTCCCTCACTGATCAGGAAGAGTTAGAAGAAGAGCGCCGCTTGTGCTATGTGGGTATGACCAGGGCCCAGGAGGTGCTGTACCTTACCTATGCTGCTTGCCGGCATTTTTATGGTACAACCTTAAATAGCCCTCCTTCCCGGTTTTTACAGGAAATACCCTCTGAGGTAATACAGCCCTGGGGCGAGAGGTACACCCGGAAAGAATTTGCTTTTCCGGTAGCCAAGCCTGAACTTAAAGTCCTCCCTGGCGGCAAGGCCGCTCCAGGGAGAGACAGAGCTTCTATTACTTCCTTGGCAGTAGGGGATAAGGTACGCCATGCTAAATTTGGTATCGGTGTAGTAGTCCGTATAAAGGGGGAGGGGGAAGATGTCCAGGTTATGGTAGATTTTGCCGGATTGGGGCTTAAAGAATTACTCCTAAGGTATGCACCTTTACAGAAGGTGTGA
- a CDS encoding S8 family peptidase — protein MLPLFILWYTVVLAWEASQLLTSGAKERKIILFSPEVSQERGYQIVRSHGGRVVKELPLINGVVAEFPPEREALAALARHPQVQALEEDGIAETCGLPCPASLTREDIPWGVERIGAPAAWERTMGDGVKVAVLDTGVDSSHPDLRGNLKRRVNLKFPGYPAGDGNGHGTHVAGIIAAAYNNLGVIGVAPRAEIYAVKILDRWGKGYISDIVTGLEWAVKNKVHIANMSLGTSSQSLALKKAVEVALKAGILLVASAGNGGKNGEVLYPARYPGVIAVTATTKQDTLADFSSRGPEVTVAAPGENILSTYPGGRYQVMSGTSMAAPHVSGVLALILAANPSLKATEARRILEETAHKLPGLTPYEQGSGLVYAGWLGVSSDGG, from the coding sequence GTGTTACCTTTATTTATCCTTTGGTACACGGTAGTCCTGGCTTGGGAGGCCAGCCAGCTCTTGACTTCCGGTGCAAAGGAGCGAAAGATTATCTTATTTTCCCCAGAGGTTTCTCAGGAAAGGGGCTACCAGATAGTAAGATCCCATGGTGGCCGGGTGGTAAAGGAGTTACCCCTTATTAACGGTGTAGTGGCGGAGTTTCCTCCCGAACGAGAAGCTTTAGCAGCTTTAGCTAGGCATCCGCAAGTCCAGGCTTTAGAGGAAGATGGGATAGCAGAGACTTGTGGCTTACCTTGCCCTGCAAGCTTAACTAGGGAGGATATTCCCTGGGGGGTAGAACGTATTGGTGCTCCAGCAGCCTGGGAACGGACTATGGGAGACGGAGTAAAGGTAGCCGTTTTAGATACTGGAGTGGACTCTTCCCATCCTGATTTGAGGGGAAACCTTAAACGACGCGTTAACCTTAAATTTCCAGGATACCCAGCGGGGGACGGCAACGGCCATGGGACCCACGTGGCTGGAATTATAGCTGCTGCCTACAATAACCTAGGAGTAATAGGTGTAGCTCCCCGGGCGGAAATCTATGCTGTAAAAATTTTGGACCGCTGGGGAAAGGGCTATATTTCCGACATCGTGACTGGGTTGGAATGGGCTGTCAAGAATAAAGTCCATATTGCCAATATGAGTTTGGGGACCAGTTCCCAGAGCCTAGCTTTGAAGAAGGCGGTGGAAGTAGCCTTGAAAGCTGGGATCCTCCTAGTAGCTTCTGCCGGTAACGGGGGGAAGAATGGAGAAGTTTTGTACCCTGCCCGCTATCCGGGGGTTATTGCTGTCACGGCCACCACCAAGCAGGACACCTTAGCTGACTTTAGCAGCCGGGGCCCGGAAGTTACAGTGGCAGCACCAGGGGAGAATATTCTTTCTACTTATCCCGGTGGCCGCTACCAGGTTATGAGCGGGACTTCCATGGCTGCACCTCATGTGAGCGGGGTTTTAGCTTTAATTCTTGCTGCTAACCCTAGTTTAAAGGCAACGGAGGCCCGTAGAATTTTAGAGGAGACAGCTCATAAGCTCCCGGGTTTGACTCCTTATGAGCAGGGGTCGGGGCTGGTTTATGCTGGGTGGTTGGGGGTGAGTTCGGATGGAGGGTAA
- a CDS encoding sensor domain-containing diguanylate cyclase/phosphohydrolase, with protein MNLSQRKDELHQLVEALPEEKTEVAKEVLTLLLNHGSGIPPEGLVERLHLLERIIDCLPDATLAVDRQGRVLVWNLAMEEMTGVKKEEILGKGEYAYAIPFYGIQRPILVDILLGNGKEWEQEYEKVERKGHILIGEGFAPCAYGGRGLHFWTLVAPIHDDRGNLLGAVQCIRDIGERKRMEEELRLWSTRDALTGLYNRAFFEEELQRLEKGRSFPISLVLCDLDGLKIVNDMLGHEQGDELLRRAAKVIAGCVRGSDVVARVGGDEFAIILPQTGRKTAEEVARRIIEAAEKDTAQHPDLPLSISVGAATAEDNSRPLREVYKEADDAMYMNKLASGKDPRAAVIRALKAALAEKDFHNTERMKKMVCLLGEAMGLSREEMDNLRLLVDVHDIGKLVVPASILLKPGPLTEEEWEEVRRHPEVGYRIALSSGELARVAPYILQHHERWDGRGYPQGLRGEQIHLLSRILAIADAYDAMTLKRPYRRPLTHEEALQELKRCAGKQFDPHLIEIFVKLFPLRKYPP; from the coding sequence ATGAACCTAAGCCAACGAAAAGATGAACTTCACCAACTGGTAGAGGCTCTACCGGAGGAGAAAACCGAGGTAGCCAAGGAAGTGCTGACACTCCTCCTTAATCACGGAAGCGGCATCCCGCCAGAAGGCTTAGTGGAAAGGCTTCATCTTCTGGAAAGGATCATCGACTGCCTCCCGGACGCTACCCTTGCCGTTGACCGCCAGGGGAGGGTGCTAGTGTGGAACCTGGCCATGGAGGAAATGACGGGCGTCAAGAAGGAAGAAATTTTGGGAAAGGGAGAATATGCTTACGCTATCCCGTTTTATGGGATACAGAGGCCCATCCTTGTAGATATTTTGCTCGGTAATGGTAAAGAGTGGGAACAGGAATATGAAAAGGTGGAGAGGAAGGGCCATATTCTTATTGGTGAAGGTTTTGCCCCTTGTGCCTATGGCGGGAGGGGGCTTCACTTCTGGACGCTTGTAGCCCCTATACACGACGATAGGGGAAACCTCTTAGGAGCAGTCCAGTGCATCCGCGACATTGGCGAGCGCAAGAGGATGGAAGAGGAACTAAGGCTTTGGAGCACGCGCGATGCCCTTACAGGCCTTTATAACCGGGCCTTTTTTGAAGAAGAGCTACAGCGACTGGAAAAGGGCCGCTCCTTCCCTATAAGCCTTGTTCTTTGCGATCTTGACGGTTTAAAAATAGTCAACGACATGCTGGGGCACGAGCAGGGTGATGAGCTTTTACGCCGCGCGGCAAAGGTGATCGCGGGCTGCGTCCGGGGGTCTGATGTAGTGGCCCGGGTTGGCGGAGACGAGTTTGCCATAATCCTTCCCCAAACAGGCCGGAAGACAGCTGAGGAAGTGGCCAGGCGTATAATTGAAGCTGCAGAAAAGGATACCGCCCAGCACCCGGACCTTCCTTTAAGCATTTCTGTGGGGGCAGCAACAGCAGAAGATAATTCCCGGCCTCTCCGAGAAGTATACAAGGAAGCAGATGATGCGATGTATATGAACAAGCTAGCTAGCGGGAAAGACCCGCGGGCGGCGGTAATTCGCGCCCTTAAGGCAGCCCTGGCGGAGAAAGACTTTCACAACACGGAACGTATGAAAAAGATGGTTTGCCTGTTGGGGGAAGCGATGGGTCTATCACGCGAAGAAATGGATAATCTCCGCCTCCTGGTGGATGTGCACGACATCGGCAAGCTGGTAGTGCCAGCCAGTATCTTATTAAAGCCTGGTCCTCTTACAGAAGAAGAATGGGAAGAAGTCCGGCGGCATCCTGAGGTGGGGTACCGTATTGCCCTCTCTTCCGGGGAGCTGGCCAGAGTAGCTCCTTATATTCTTCAGCACCATGAGCGGTGGGACGGGCGGGGTTATCCCCAGGGCTTGCGGGGAGAGCAAATTCACCTTTTGAGCCGCATCCTGGCTATAGCTGATGCTTATGATGCCATGACGTTAAAGAGGCCTTACCGCCGTCCCTTAACCCACGAGGAGGCGTTACAAGAGCTTAAGAGGTGCGCGGGTAAGCAGTTTGACCCGCACCTTATAGAAATTTTTGTAAAGCTATTCCCTTTAAGAAAGTATCCACCCTGA
- a CDS encoding diguanylate cyclase, giving the protein MYFPNELKFVAYATKLVSYVVLNLDNMKQINDTLGYQVGDEVLRARASLPS; this is encoded by the coding sequence ATATACTTTCCAAACGAGCTTAAATTCGTAGCGTATGCTACCAAATTGGTCAGCTATGTCGTCCTGAACCTGGATAACATGAAACAGATAAACGATACCCTGGGCTACCAGGTAGGGGATGAAGTTTTAAGGGCAAGGGCTAGCCTACCATCCTGA
- a CDS encoding HD domain-containing phosphohydrolase has translation MERGKLMQYYEELKQLGLQRLQDSMSQALGLAALVTDKEGNPLTRTSNLCPFCALLNANPEGRARCAASRVISARAAVDAGRAVLDTCHAGLVHLAVPLRVAGETVAVLVGGNVTLKPLTEERVAGLARETGIDREELWAAAQTVSLWPEERLWIAAEMMRAVTETVAQLLYTKQEFQKKVDELTALFEFSKTVSSSLQVAEAARKALRAVLELTGATSGSVIMLSEAEQGAAALEVAATLEPSNDLKVIPAGEIIAAVGREAIATYFDSRPKESTPEERRPAIAIPLTVGGKVTGVLTLAGKPGGQRFTEEEAIFLTTLGTILGLALENARLFRKVQERAAMLERLIEVGQVLSSHLDVDLVLESALASVRDVLGARWCALRVLDENTGELVLKASLGMSPKLQERVARVRPEGNLLGEVLQRGEPIVVEDLAAGESGGHLPYYALEMRALIVAPVKAGGKILGTLKVYSPVPRRWSEEEVEYLGTVAAQIGLALENARLYSSLREYYLSTVQALAAALEAKDVYTRGHSIRVAKWARSCARILGLSAEEEEQVYLAGLLHDLGKIGIQEEILLKPGPLTPEERKEMQAHPEIGARILEPARFPAAVILAVRHHHEDYGGGGYPAGLQGEEIPLLARIIRVADAYDAMTSARPYRQAFTPEEAREELKQCAGRQFDPRVVEAFLRIPQEEMEDIATPGGGGTLIALLGEILFLLRRTR, from the coding sequence ATGGAAAGAGGGAAATTGATGCAATACTACGAAGAACTAAAGCAGCTTGGCTTACAAAGACTTCAAGATAGCATGAGCCAGGCCCTGGGGCTGGCAGCTCTAGTTACCGATAAAGAAGGAAACCCCCTCACCAGAACCTCCAACCTATGCCCTTTCTGCGCTCTGCTTAATGCTAATCCGGAAGGAAGAGCCAGGTGTGCGGCTTCACGTGTAATCTCTGCCAGGGCTGCCGTGGACGCAGGGAGGGCGGTCCTCGACACCTGCCATGCCGGGCTGGTGCACCTGGCAGTACCCCTTCGGGTAGCGGGAGAAACAGTAGCGGTACTGGTGGGTGGGAATGTGACGCTTAAGCCCCTTACAGAAGAGAGAGTGGCCGGGCTGGCCCGGGAGACAGGCATTGACCGGGAAGAGCTTTGGGCAGCGGCCCAAACAGTATCTCTCTGGCCTGAAGAACGACTTTGGATTGCAGCGGAGATGATGCGGGCAGTAACAGAAACCGTAGCCCAGCTGCTGTACACCAAGCAGGAATTCCAGAAAAAGGTAGACGAACTCACCGCCCTCTTTGAATTCAGCAAAACAGTTTCTAGTAGCCTTCAGGTGGCCGAAGCCGCCCGGAAGGCGCTCCGGGCGGTGCTGGAATTGACCGGGGCCACCAGTGGGTCGGTGATAATGCTTAGCGAAGCGGAACAAGGGGCGGCAGCTCTTGAAGTGGCGGCTACCCTGGAGCCCTCTAACGACTTAAAGGTTATTCCAGCAGGGGAAATAATAGCTGCTGTTGGGCGGGAAGCTATCGCCACGTACTTTGACAGCCGTCCTAAAGAAAGCACCCCCGAAGAAAGGCGACCGGCAATTGCCATACCGCTTACAGTTGGGGGTAAAGTAACAGGGGTACTCACCCTAGCAGGTAAACCAGGGGGGCAACGCTTCACCGAAGAAGAAGCCATCTTCCTGACCACCCTGGGCACTATTCTGGGGCTGGCGTTAGAAAATGCCCGGCTTTTCCGGAAAGTGCAGGAAAGGGCAGCGATGCTTGAACGGCTAATCGAAGTAGGGCAGGTGTTATCGAGCCACCTTGATGTAGACCTAGTACTGGAATCGGCCCTGGCAAGCGTGAGGGACGTGCTGGGCGCACGGTGGTGTGCCCTGCGGGTGCTTGACGAAAATACCGGCGAACTGGTACTTAAGGCTAGCTTAGGTATGAGCCCTAAGTTGCAAGAAAGGGTCGCCCGCGTCCGGCCGGAGGGCAATTTGCTGGGTGAAGTACTCCAAAGAGGGGAGCCCATAGTAGTGGAGGACCTGGCCGCAGGCGAATCCGGCGGGCACCTGCCCTACTACGCCCTTGAAATGCGGGCCCTGATTGTAGCGCCCGTGAAAGCGGGCGGGAAGATACTGGGTACACTAAAGGTTTATTCTCCTGTACCGCGCCGCTGGTCGGAAGAGGAAGTTGAATACCTAGGTACCGTTGCAGCTCAAATCGGGCTGGCCCTGGAGAACGCCCGCCTTTACTCCTCCCTGCGAGAATACTACTTAAGTACCGTACAGGCCCTGGCAGCGGCCTTGGAGGCCAAGGACGTATACACGAGGGGACACTCCATCCGGGTAGCTAAATGGGCACGCTCCTGCGCCCGTATACTAGGACTTAGTGCTGAAGAAGAGGAACAGGTCTACCTGGCTGGCCTTCTACACGACCTGGGCAAAATTGGCATACAAGAGGAGATTCTTCTCAAACCGGGCCCTCTCACCCCAGAAGAAAGAAAAGAGATGCAAGCTCATCCTGAAATAGGAGCCAGGATCCTGGAACCGGCCCGGTTCCCTGCGGCAGTCATTTTAGCCGTGCGGCATCATCACGAAGACTATGGGGGCGGTGGTTATCCCGCCGGCCTTCAAGGAGAGGAGATCCCGCTTCTTGCACGCATTATTCGTGTGGCCGATGCTTACGACGCCATGACCTCTGCAAGGCCTTACAGGCAGGCCTTTACCCCGGAGGAGGCGCGGGAGGAACTGAAACAGTGTGCAGGCCGGCAATTTGACCCCCGGGTGGTAGAGGCATTTCTGCGGATACCGCAGGAGGAAATGGAAGATATTGCTACACCGGGGGGGGGGGGTACCCTGATAGCTTTGCTTGGCGAAATACTTTTTTTACTGCGGCGGACACGCTGA
- a CDS encoding GGDEF domain-containing protein, whose protein sequence is MSLERVYSIDWLRVICKGSKGLIYLLALTWLQWFTRTSKLKVRTAGVLLFIGLPLLLAGIFLDLLGEFFYLSPLVKRIAGEIILANAGTALVLYSLVLMVVELARTSCQYQREAESDPLTGLYNRRAFFAAADCVLKEASAGRRSPALAILDLDNMKEINDTWGHQCGDEALKQAARAIQKSVREGDVVARYGGDEFVILFPDKGPRLETLRARLEKHLKAICFSGAEIPLSLSVGLARFPADGKDVDTLLAVADARMYADKEAKSGYKRNGI, encoded by the coding sequence ATGAGCCTGGAAAGAGTTTACTCTATCGACTGGCTGCGGGTGATATGCAAGGGAAGCAAAGGCCTTATTTATCTCCTAGCACTTACCTGGCTGCAATGGTTTACCCGTACTTCTAAACTTAAGGTTAGAACGGCCGGGGTTTTGCTTTTTATCGGCCTGCCCTTATTACTAGCCGGGATTTTCTTGGACCTTTTAGGAGAGTTTTTCTACCTCTCCCCTCTGGTTAAAAGAATCGCAGGCGAAATCATCCTTGCCAATGCCGGTACCGCTTTGGTCCTTTACTCGCTGGTTCTGATGGTTGTGGAGCTGGCCCGGACTTCATGTCAGTACCAGCGTGAAGCCGAAAGCGACCCTCTTACCGGCCTTTACAACCGGCGGGCTTTTTTTGCTGCAGCAGATTGCGTACTTAAGGAAGCTTCAGCAGGAAGGCGCAGCCCGGCACTGGCCATTCTAGACCTGGACAACATGAAGGAAATCAACGACACCTGGGGACACCAGTGTGGGGACGAAGCGCTCAAGCAGGCAGCGCGGGCCATCCAGAAAAGCGTCCGGGAGGGGGACGTGGTAGCCCGTTACGGGGGCGATGAATTCGTTATCCTCTTCCCCGATAAAGGGCCGCGCCTGGAAACTCTCCGGGCCCGGCTGGAAAAGCATCTAAAAGCGATATGCTTTTCTGGCGCAGAGATACCTTTGAGCCTATCGGTGGGGCTAGCGCGGTTTCCAGCAGACGGGAAGGACGTAGATACACTGCTTGCGGTGGCCGACGCCAGGATGTACGCGGACAAGGAAGCAAAGAGCGGCTACAAAAGGAACGGCATTTAA
- a CDS encoding response regulator codes for MLALPEKSILLVEDSTLTRFSSRRALEEKGYLVDEAISGQEALVKAREKEEPYDLVILDIHLPGMDGLAVLENLKSLPEYQYVPVMVVTVESNVSVVKRAIELGAVEYLCKPYSIEELVRRVEKLIGPGARGEFTPIELLHKVLRNEINRASRGGLKLALVLARSEGLGKGKIGECARQARRRLREIDTVIELSKSTLALVLPLTGKEGAQVVITKLAGLLPGTWSYGIAVYPDNGKDGEELFAYAEASLKESWEKKNPGASVQQQPPDT; via the coding sequence TTGCTAGCTTTACCGGAAAAAAGCATCTTACTGGTAGAGGACTCAACCCTCACCAGATTTTCCTCCAGGAGGGCACTAGAGGAAAAGGGTTACCTGGTGGACGAAGCTATAAGCGGTCAGGAGGCGCTGGTTAAGGCCAGGGAAAAGGAAGAACCATACGACCTGGTAATCCTCGACATCCACCTCCCGGGAATGGACGGTCTGGCGGTGCTAGAGAACCTTAAAAGCCTGCCGGAGTATCAGTACGTACCAGTCATGGTGGTGACAGTCGAGAGCAACGTATCAGTGGTCAAGCGGGCTATAGAGCTGGGGGCGGTGGAGTATCTCTGCAAGCCCTATTCGATAGAGGAGCTGGTGCGCCGCGTAGAGAAACTGATAGGCCCAGGCGCCAGGGGAGAGTTTACTCCCATAGAGCTGCTCCATAAAGTGCTTAGAAACGAGATTAACCGGGCGAGCAGGGGCGGGCTGAAGCTAGCCCTGGTCCTGGCCAGGTCTGAAGGGTTGGGCAAGGGGAAGATAGGCGAATGTGCCAGGCAGGCGCGGCGGCGCCTGCGCGAAATAGATACCGTCATAGAGCTGAGTAAGAGTACGCTGGCGCTGGTCCTTCCCCTTACGGGGAAAGAAGGAGCACAGGTAGTAATAACAAAACTGGCGGGGCTTTTGCCGGGGACGTGGAGTTACGGGATTGCGGTATACCCTGACAATGGGAAGGACGGGGAGGAGCTTTTCGCCTACGCCGAAGCTTCTTTAAAAGAGAGCTGGGAGAAGAAAAACCCTGGAGCGTCTGTTCAGCAGCAACCTCCTGACACTTAG
- a CDS encoding GntR family transcriptional regulator, whose translation MLYPGSSKPLHEQLKDILKQKIIEGEFKPGEALPGERQLMHTYGVSRVTVRQAIGELVSEGLLYRQHGRGTFVAPRRIERPLAYLLGVAEELILEGLKVGIKVLEAGRQDPLPEIRQQLRLKEGEQVFHVLRLIMTGPEPLLLDFSFFPSVIGQILKDIDLSKDLIYTHLELYGYKISHGVQWISAGRASQEEAQYLQCKKGSPVLVVRRITYVEGELPISVSRTVYRADRYEYRVNLYRYPLKPKELLKSNPTSP comes from the coding sequence GTGCTCTATCCTGGGAGCAGCAAACCCTTGCATGAACAGCTTAAAGACATTCTCAAGCAAAAAATAATTGAGGGAGAATTTAAACCTGGAGAAGCGTTACCAGGGGAAAGGCAACTTATGCATACGTACGGTGTGAGTCGGGTTACTGTAAGGCAAGCTATCGGCGAGCTGGTGAGTGAAGGCTTGCTCTACCGTCAGCATGGTCGAGGAACCTTTGTAGCCCCTCGCCGTATTGAACGTCCCTTAGCATATCTATTAGGGGTAGCCGAGGAATTAATCTTGGAAGGTCTAAAAGTTGGGATTAAGGTCTTAGAAGCCGGTCGGCAAGACCCACTCCCTGAGATCCGCCAGCAACTTAGGCTAAAAGAGGGAGAACAAGTTTTCCACGTGCTCCGGTTAATTATGACAGGCCCGGAGCCCCTCCTCCTAGATTTTAGCTTCTTCCCCTCTGTTATAGGCCAAATCCTTAAAGATATAGATCTATCTAAAGACCTTATTTACACCCACCTTGAACTCTACGGATATAAGATCAGTCACGGTGTTCAATGGATAAGTGCTGGCCGCGCCTCCCAGGAGGAAGCACAATATCTCCAGTGTAAAAAGGGTAGCCCTGTACTGGTGGTCAGGCGTATAACCTATGTCGAGGGTGAGCTACCTATTAGCGTCTCCCGTACCGTCTACCGGGCAGACCGCTACGAATACCGGGTTAACCTGTATAGGTACCCTTTAAAACCCAAAGAACTGCTTAAGTCAAACCCTACAAGTCCTTAA
- a CDS encoding sulfite exporter TauE/SafE family protein, whose translation MSLTFIGIILGVSIIAGIIGALLGLGGGIIIIPALTLLLGVDIRYAIGASVISVIATSSGAAATYIRDRITNVRIGMFLEIATTTGAILGAYLAGLIHARYLYLIFALVLGYSTLALFRRRNVELASDAVPHPLAKKFKLFGTYYDPALQQEVNYTSSSVPSGFLVMLGAGIISGLLGIGSGVFKVLAMDMFMKLPMKVSTATSNFMIGVTAAASAGVYFSRGYINPAIAGPVALGVVLGTTVGTHLMLRLRNATLRKIFLPVLLYISLEMLLKGIGR comes from the coding sequence ATTAGTCTTACTTTTATAGGGATTATTTTGGGAGTTTCCATTATAGCAGGTATCATCGGCGCCCTTTTAGGATTAGGTGGAGGGATTATTATTATCCCTGCTCTTACCCTGCTGTTAGGTGTAGATATCCGCTATGCCATAGGAGCTAGCGTAATCTCTGTGATCGCCACTTCCAGCGGCGCTGCTGCCACCTATATCCGCGACCGCATTACTAATGTACGTATAGGCATGTTTTTAGAAATTGCTACCACCACTGGAGCTATCTTAGGTGCCTATTTGGCTGGTCTTATCCACGCCCGCTACCTCTACCTTATTTTTGCCCTGGTACTCGGGTATTCCACTCTAGCTCTCTTTCGGAGGCGTAATGTGGAACTAGCTTCTGATGCCGTACCCCATCCCCTCGCCAAGAAGTTTAAATTGTTCGGTACTTACTATGATCCTGCTCTACAGCAAGAAGTAAATTATACTTCTTCTTCTGTTCCTTCAGGTTTCTTGGTTATGTTGGGTGCAGGGATCATCTCTGGATTACTAGGTATAGGAAGCGGGGTATTTAAGGTTTTGGCCATGGATATGTTTATGAAGTTGCCCATGAAGGTATCCACAGCTACAAGCAATTTCATGATCGGTGTTACCGCAGCAGCCAGTGCCGGTGTTTACTTTTCCCGCGGGTACATCAACCCGGCCATCGCTGGCCCCGTAGCCTTAGGTGTAGTTCTAGGTACTACAGTAGGGACTCACCTCATGCTACGTCTCCGCAACGCTACCTTACGTAAGATATTTTTACCCGTACTTTTATATATTTCTTTAGAGATGCTGCTAAAAGGCATAGGAAGATAA